The Rhododendron vialii isolate Sample 1 chromosome 6a, ASM3025357v1 genome includes a window with the following:
- the LOC131330504 gene encoding uncharacterized protein LOC131330504 gives MRFYDNYAHTDGALDKARKDKKRQLKDTLNLVLKKRKHVQIGTLANQKLAEEELLEYKEDGFFACEKDSIIIPTCFSFDWNLYDPPRWSPWSINSCYGVVWGIICWSRLVAGWMCSFIGHFLYVYFNVVALDVPLNQWKHLLSPDKICI, from the exons ATGAGATTTTATGATAATTATGCACATACAGATGGTGCTTTGGATAAAGCGAGAAAAGACAAGAAGAGGCAGCTTAAAGATACATTGAATCTTGTTCTTAAGAAGAGGAAG CATGTTCAAATTGGTACCTTGGCCAATCAAAAACTTGCTGAAGAGGAACTATTAGAATACAAGGAAGATGGATTTTTTGCTTGTGAAAAAGACTCGATCATCATTCCTACTTGTTTTAGCTTTGATTGGAACTTGTATGATCCACCGAGGTGGAGTCCTTGGAGCATTAATTCCTGCTATGGTGTCGTTTGGGGAATTATTTGTTGGTCTAGGCTTGTAGCTGGTTGGATGTGTAGCTTCATAGGCCATTTTCTTTACGTCTATTTTAATGTGGTTGCATTGGATGTCCCTCTCAATCAATGGAAGCATCTTTTATCACCAGATAAAATATGCATATGA